A portion of the Nerophis lumbriciformis linkage group LG37, RoL_Nlum_v2.1, whole genome shotgun sequence genome contains these proteins:
- the LOC133577556 gene encoding uncharacterized protein, producing the protein MEVLPSDVFKVVVGADNTRGKEQLTKSQVARTDEDGGPGEGGGGGGTGPGAHDTSTTCSECGKSFYSKSNLNLHKKIHTGEKPFSCSLCGKKFSRKENMSRHVGTHSGLRPFSCSACGASFTQHDSLLRHVATHKRAKSLACAVCAKAFHDRYHLRRHMEVHSQEKPFRCALCPRTFRRRSAVEAHARTHTGEKPYRCTGCEAGFTRHPALLQHMKKHSGDKPFACPVCRRRFTLRHTLQQHARTHTREKPFDCPLCGKSFSRKGGLSTHMVTHTGEKPFHCGVCRRAFSWGSQLKRHKCAGPAGVQVAGEIWSDSNTAFTLKEPAGT; encoded by the exons ATGGAAG TGCTGCCGTCGGACGTCTTCAAGGTGGTGGTGGGCGCAGACAACACCCGCGGTAAAGAGCAGCTCACCAAGTCCCAGGTGGCCAGGACGGATGAAGATGGCGGTCCAGGTgagggtggaggaggaggagggacagGTCCAGGGGCACACGACACATCCACCACCTGCTCGGAGTGTGGGAAGAGCTTCTACTCCAAGTCCAACCTCAACCTGCACAAGAAGATCCACACGGGGGAGAAACCGTTCAGCTGCTCGCTCTGCGGCAAGAAGTTCTCCCGGAAGGAGAACATGAGCCGCCACGTGGGCACGCACAGCGGCCTGAGACCCTTCAGCTGCTCCGCGTGCGGCGCCTCCTTCACTCAGCACGACAGCCTGCTGCGCCACGTGGCCACGCACAAGCGCGCCAAGTCCTTGGCGTGCGCCGTGTGCGCCAAGGCCTTCCACGACCGGTACCACCTGAGGCGCCACATGGAGGTGCACAGCCAGGAGAAACCCTTCCGCTGCGCGCTCTGCCCCCGGACATTCCGGCGGCGCTCGGCCGTGGAGGCGCACGCGCGCACGCACACGGGGGAGAAACCTTACCGCTGCACCGGGTGCGAGGCCGGCTTCACGCGGCACCCGGCGCTGCTGCAGCACATGAAGAAGCACTCGGGTGACAAGCCCTTCGCCTGCCCGGTGTGCCGGCGCCGCTTCACGCTGCGCCACACGCTGCAGCAGCACGCCAGGACGCACACGCGGGAGAAACCCTTCGACTGCCCGCTCTGCGGGAAGAGCTTCTCTCGGAAGGGCGGCCTCAGCACGCACATGGTGACCCACACCGGCGAGAAACCCTTCCACTGCGGCGTCTGCCGCCGCGCCTTCTCCTGGGGCTCGCAGCTGAAAAGACACAAGTGTGCGGGGCCCGCGGGCGTCCAAGTAGCAGGGGAGATCTGGTCGGACTCAAACacagcttttactttgaaagaacCAGCAGGCACATGA